A genome region from Streptomyces antimycoticus includes the following:
- a CDS encoding SDR family NAD(P)-dependent oxidoreductase — protein MSAITTPFGFSSTAAEVAQGIDLGGRRAVVTGASSGLGAETARALAATGAAVTLAVRDTAAGERVAKDITASTGNAEVQAAHLDLADPASVTAFTAGWQGPLHVLVNNAGVMACPEQYTEQGWEWQFATNHLGHFALATGLHDALAADGNARIVVVSSTGHQQSPVVWDDVNFAFRPYDPWLAYGQSKTANVLFAVEATRRWADDNITANALMPGAIYTNLQRHTGGRGSGRVPAELIKSVEQGAATSVLLATSPLLEGVGGRYFVDCNETEVVDRRSGTLHGVARYAVDPHNARRLWDLSQDLITRTGSL, from the coding sequence ATGAGTGCCATCACCACCCCGTTCGGCTTCTCCAGCACGGCAGCCGAGGTCGCGCAGGGCATCGACCTCGGCGGCCGCCGTGCCGTTGTCACCGGCGCCTCCTCGGGCCTGGGGGCCGAGACGGCCCGGGCGCTGGCCGCGACCGGCGCGGCCGTGACGCTGGCCGTCCGGGACACGGCGGCGGGCGAGCGCGTCGCCAAGGACATCACCGCATCGACCGGCAACGCGGAGGTGCAGGCCGCGCACCTCGATCTGGCCGACCCCGCGTCCGTCACCGCGTTCACCGCCGGCTGGCAGGGCCCGCTGCACGTCCTGGTGAACAACGCGGGGGTCATGGCCTGCCCGGAGCAGTACACCGAGCAGGGCTGGGAGTGGCAGTTCGCCACCAACCACCTGGGCCACTTCGCCCTTGCCACCGGGCTGCACGACGCGCTGGCCGCCGACGGCAACGCCCGCATCGTCGTGGTGAGTTCCACCGGCCATCAACAGTCACCCGTCGTGTGGGACGACGTCAACTTCGCCTTCCGCCCCTACGACCCGTGGCTGGCCTACGGCCAGTCCAAGACCGCGAACGTTCTCTTCGCGGTGGAGGCGACGCGCCGCTGGGCCGACGACAACATCACCGCCAACGCCCTGATGCCCGGAGCCATTTACACCAATCTGCAGCGCCACACCGGGGGCCGGGGCAGTGGCAGGGTGCCCGCCGAGCTGATCAAGAGCGTCGAGCAGGGCGCCGCGACCTCGGTCCTCCTCGCGACCTCGCCGCTCCTCGAAGGCGTCGGCGGCCGGTATTTTGTCGACTGCAACGAGACCGAGGTCGTCGACCGGCGCTCCGGCACGCTGCACGGAGTCGCCCGGTACGCCGTCGACCCGCACAACGCCCGGCGTCTGTGGGACCTGTCGCAGGACCTGATCACCCGGACAGGGTCCCTCTAG
- a CDS encoding EthD domain-containing protein: MTVIRKRPEVSTEDFRRFMEHEYGPTYASLPQVREYVQYYLSDTGQDGAEEPIDAIVRISFDSQETMREALATEAYRKAHDLRQAYMRDTSVGIHSAVLERQVQLV, encoded by the coding sequence ATGACGGTGATCCGGAAGCGGCCCGAGGTCTCCACGGAGGACTTCCGCCGCTTCATGGAGCACGAGTACGGCCCGACGTACGCCTCCCTGCCCCAGGTGCGGGAGTATGTGCAGTACTACCTGTCGGACACCGGCCAGGACGGTGCCGAGGAACCGATCGATGCCATCGTCCGCATCAGCTTCGACTCGCAGGAGACGATGCGCGAGGCGCTCGCGACCGAGGCGTACCGAAAGGCGCACGACCTGCGGCAGGCGTACATGCGCGACACATCGGTCGGCATTCACTCGGCCGTGCTGGAACGGCAGGTGCAGCTGGTCTAG
- a CDS encoding TetR/AcrR family transcriptional regulator — MRSEDETKSGRDLRAELVAAAVDMLARPQPIAVPSLRSIARACGVAPSAVYWHFPSEADLRSAVLDAEYASLIEAVEAALDAASDGTDRLAVAGDAYIAWALDHPGAYQLLFESADELPATRAEHGPRLQRRIVELARRVDPDAPFAAALLLWSAWHGVVSLRLHKTEWDWGMTAQEANRRLVTVLSVHRGGPAPAPDNGT, encoded by the coding sequence GTGAGGAGCGAAGACGAGACCAAGAGCGGCCGGGACCTGCGTGCCGAGCTGGTCGCCGCCGCGGTGGACATGCTCGCGCGGCCGCAGCCCATTGCCGTACCGTCACTGCGGTCGATCGCGCGGGCCTGCGGGGTCGCCCCGTCGGCGGTCTACTGGCACTTCCCTTCAGAGGCCGACCTGCGGTCCGCCGTCCTCGACGCCGAGTACGCCTCCCTGATCGAGGCGGTCGAGGCGGCGCTGGACGCCGCCTCCGACGGCACCGACCGGCTGGCGGTCGCGGGCGACGCCTATATCGCGTGGGCGCTGGACCACCCCGGCGCCTACCAACTGCTGTTCGAGAGCGCCGACGAGCTCCCGGCCACCAGAGCCGAGCACGGCCCCCGGCTGCAGCGGCGGATCGTGGAACTGGCCCGCCGAGTCGACCCGGACGCCCCGTTCGCCGCCGCCCTCCTGTTGTGGTCGGCCTGGCACGGCGTGGTCTCCCTGCGCCTGCACAAGACGGAGTGGGACTGGGGCATGACGGCGCAGGAAGCGAACCGACGACTGGTGACGGTGCTCTCGGTTCACCGCGGCGGACCGGCACCCGCTCCCGACAACGGAACCTAG
- a CDS encoding winged helix-turn-helix transcriptional regulator yields the protein MEHVETSNGTPDPDCSIGRVEHALGIIRGRWKLLIIHHLLVREPRRFSDLERAIPQVTQKMLIQQLRALEKDHVVRRIAYPEVPPHVEYELTADGRALATALTALHDWTAQSRRAGVPREAGAPARRQPG from the coding sequence ATGGAACACGTGGAAACCTCGAACGGCACACCGGACCCGGACTGCTCCATCGGCCGGGTCGAACACGCTCTCGGCATCATCCGAGGCCGATGGAAACTGCTGATCATCCACCACCTTCTCGTCCGTGAGCCCCGCAGGTTCTCCGATCTCGAACGGGCGATCCCGCAAGTGACCCAGAAGATGCTGATCCAGCAACTGCGCGCCCTGGAGAAGGACCACGTGGTGCGCCGTATCGCCTATCCCGAGGTGCCGCCACATGTCGAGTACGAACTGACCGCGGACGGACGCGCGCTGGCCACCGCGCTCACGGCCCTGCACGACTGGACGGCCCAGTCCCGCAGGGCCGGAGTGCCGCGCGAGGCGGGCGCGCCGGCCCGTCGGCAGCCCGGCTGA
- a CDS encoding nuclear transport factor 2 family protein yields MTHSITKLSAGQSLEQRLQYVSDRVEIQDLMVRYALGQDLHQSGDNDVLEQWGTVFAAEATVDYSAAGGPALRDIPYRTLVDVMRGADGSMSGLLKWQHFQGYSTVDIDGDAALARTQHLHSHQGSTDGRGWNLIQTGFFVDRLERRPEGWRIVHRALEIIWMDTFGTA; encoded by the coding sequence ATGACGCACAGCATCACGAAACTTTCCGCCGGCCAGTCTCTCGAGCAGCGCCTGCAGTATGTGTCCGACCGTGTCGAGATCCAGGACCTGATGGTGCGCTACGCCCTCGGCCAGGATCTCCACCAGAGCGGCGACAATGATGTCCTTGAGCAGTGGGGCACCGTCTTCGCGGCCGAGGCCACGGTCGACTACTCGGCAGCCGGTGGCCCGGCGCTGAGGGACATTCCCTACCGCACGCTCGTGGACGTGATGCGCGGAGCCGACGGATCCATGAGCGGACTGCTCAAGTGGCAGCACTTCCAGGGCTATTCGACGGTCGACATAGACGGCGACGCCGCCCTGGCCCGCACCCAGCACCTGCACTCTCATCAGGGCAGCACGGACGGCCGGGGCTGGAATCTCATCCAGACGGGGTTCTTCGTCGACCGGCTCGAACGGCGTCCCGAGGGGTGGCGCATCGTCCACCGCGCCCTGGAGATCATCTGGATGGACACCTTCGGGACCGCCTGA
- a CDS encoding TetR/AcrR family transcriptional regulator: MATRRRIVEGAAQEIRERGASGATLDDIRGRTATSKSQIFHYFPGGKEELLLAVAAREAERVLEDQEPHLSDLGTWSAWQDWRDAVVRRYEQQGVNCPLGVLITELGRTTPAAQALTRQLISQWQKALRTGIQRMQDNGAVDRGLDADRTAAAFVAAVQGGVTILMSTGSTTHLEAALDTALTLLRSAA; this comes from the coding sequence ATGGCGACCCGGCGCCGCATCGTGGAGGGCGCCGCACAGGAGATCCGCGAGCGGGGCGCTTCCGGGGCGACCCTCGATGACATCCGTGGCCGCACCGCGACCAGCAAGAGCCAGATCTTCCACTACTTTCCGGGCGGGAAGGAGGAGTTGCTGCTGGCGGTGGCGGCCCGTGAGGCCGAACGCGTCCTTGAGGACCAGGAACCACACCTCAGCGACCTGGGTACATGGTCGGCATGGCAGGACTGGCGCGACGCGGTCGTGCGGCGGTACGAGCAGCAGGGTGTCAACTGCCCCCTGGGCGTGCTGATCACCGAGCTCGGGCGCACCACCCCGGCCGCGCAGGCGCTCACCCGCCAGTTGATCAGTCAGTGGCAGAAGGCCCTGCGCACCGGTATCCAGCGCATGCAGGACAACGGCGCGGTCGACCGGGGATTGGATGCCGACCGCACGGCGGCCGCTTTTGTCGCCGCGGTTCAGGGGGGTGTGACCATCCTGATGTCCACCGGCAGCACCACGCACCTGGAGGCGGCACTGGACACGGCGCTCACCCTCCTGCGTTCCGCTGCTTGA
- a CDS encoding quinone oxidoreductase family protein → MDIAVAGVNFMDTGARRLGAATGELPFVPGVEGAGRVSALGEGVTEFAVGDRAAWVYAYGSYADQIVLPAADAVPVPDDISDEVAVSLMMQGITAHHFVTEAAGIQPGQVTVVHAAAGGLGQKLTQLIKARGGTVIAVVSSEQKAETARRVGADHTVVSTDDAFVDPVLRLTDGVGVDVVFDGGGETTFRASMNVLRRHGLLLYYGAVIGAVPVVNLRELPHSIKISYPVFRDHIPTREALLRHSRDLFHLVRHDLLDPGIGRRYPLNDAAQAHRDIESRATSGKLLLFP, encoded by the coding sequence GTGGACATCGCCGTGGCCGGAGTGAACTTCATGGACACCGGAGCCCGCCGGCTCGGTGCGGCCACCGGCGAACTCCCCTTCGTGCCAGGCGTGGAGGGCGCGGGCCGGGTGAGCGCACTGGGCGAAGGCGTCACCGAGTTCGCCGTCGGGGACCGAGCCGCCTGGGTATACGCCTACGGCTCCTACGCCGACCAGATCGTGCTGCCCGCCGCCGACGCTGTGCCGGTACCCGACGACATCTCCGACGAGGTGGCCGTGAGCCTGATGATGCAAGGCATCACCGCCCACCACTTCGTCACCGAGGCCGCCGGCATCCAGCCCGGCCAGGTCACCGTCGTACACGCCGCGGCCGGCGGCCTCGGCCAGAAGCTCACCCAGCTCATCAAGGCACGCGGCGGCACGGTCATCGCCGTCGTCTCCAGCGAACAGAAAGCGGAGACCGCACGGCGCGTGGGCGCCGACCACACCGTGGTGTCCACCGACGACGCGTTCGTCGACCCGGTACTCCGACTCACCGACGGCGTCGGCGTGGACGTCGTCTTCGACGGCGGGGGCGAGACCACGTTCCGCGCCTCGATGAACGTACTGCGCCGGCACGGACTGCTGCTGTACTACGGCGCGGTCATCGGCGCGGTCCCCGTCGTCAACCTGCGTGAACTGCCCCACAGCATCAAGATCTCCTACCCGGTCTTCCGTGACCACATCCCCACCCGCGAGGCACTGCTGCGCCATAGCCGTGACCTCTTCCACCTCGTACGGCACGACCTCCTCGATCCCGGCATCGGCCGCCGCTACCCGCTCAACGACGCCGCCCAAGCGCATCGGGACATCGAATCCCGGGCCACCAGCGGCAAGCTCCTGCTCTTCCCCTGA
- a CDS encoding class I SAM-dependent methyltransferase yields the protein MLERVRGARTVCSPMEELDLDERFDVVLLGSLLVHAGDPHVRQGLLRTCRRHVADEGCVLIQRESEGRHENLPQERKIAGGLVRVVSTDPEGPGVRSVYVEYVLRGSIPRRAAVFS from the coding sequence ATGCTGGAGCGGGTCCGCGGCGCCCGGACCGTCTGCAGTCCGATGGAGGAGTTGGATCTCGACGAGCGCTTCGATGTGGTGTTGCTCGGATCATTGCTTGTTCACGCCGGTGATCCACACGTGCGCCAAGGGCTGCTGCGGACCTGCCGACGGCATGTCGCGGACGAGGGCTGCGTACTGATCCAGCGAGAGAGCGAGGGTCGGCACGAGAACCTGCCACAAGAGCGGAAGATCGCTGGCGGTCTCGTCCGGGTAGTATCCACCGATCCGGAGGGCCCAGGTGTGCGGTCCGTCTACGTCGAATACGTCTTGAGGGGCTCAATCCCGAGGAGGGCTGCCGTCTTCTCGTAG
- a CDS encoding SDR family NAD(P)-dependent oxidoreductase, with amino-acid sequence MDSKTTVITGGSSGLGLETARHLLKLGQSVVLVGRDEARTRAAADSLAALAPAGSNATPPRTYTADLEQWSQARCLATKLTADGVPVDVLINNAGAAFPRYQQTADGVERTYAINHHAPFLLTHALLAERALTDEARIINMSSFVEKRGKLDANDPDVAGTSWGNRFYNQPNVYATSKLVSLLAARELARRLSDGMSMYSANPGMVKGTAINSNAGGLMWLTAPLFTPFAIPIEEGVKTPVWLASALPTPQPSGGYFTKSKADMPSRLAQDDALARRVYEKTAALLGIEPLKTYST; translated from the coding sequence ATGGACAGCAAGACCACGGTCATCACCGGCGGCAGTTCGGGCCTGGGCCTGGAGACGGCACGCCACCTTCTCAAACTCGGCCAGAGCGTCGTGCTCGTCGGCCGGGACGAGGCACGCACCCGTGCCGCGGCCGACAGCCTGGCGGCCCTGGCCCCCGCCGGCAGCAACGCCACGCCGCCCAGGACCTACACGGCCGACCTGGAGCAGTGGTCGCAGGCCCGCTGCCTGGCCACGAAGCTGACGGCCGACGGCGTCCCTGTGGATGTCCTCATCAACAACGCGGGCGCGGCCTTCCCCAGGTACCAGCAGACCGCGGACGGTGTCGAGCGCACCTACGCCATCAACCACCACGCCCCGTTCCTCCTCACGCATGCCCTGCTGGCCGAAAGGGCGCTCACCGACGAAGCGCGGATCATCAACATGTCCTCGTTCGTGGAGAAGCGCGGCAAGCTCGACGCCAACGACCCGGACGTGGCGGGGACTTCGTGGGGCAACCGCTTCTACAACCAGCCGAACGTCTACGCCACCAGCAAGCTGGTCAGCCTGCTGGCTGCCCGCGAGCTGGCCCGCCGCCTGTCGGACGGGATGTCCATGTACAGCGCCAACCCGGGGATGGTGAAGGGCACCGCGATCAACAGCAATGCCGGTGGCCTGATGTGGCTGACCGCGCCGCTGTTCACACCGTTCGCCATCCCGATCGAGGAGGGCGTGAAGACCCCCGTATGGCTCGCCAGTGCCCTGCCGACGCCGCAGCCCAGCGGCGGCTACTTCACCAAGTCCAAGGCGGACATGCCCTCGCGCCTGGCCCAGGACGATGCGCTCGCCCGCCGCGTCTACGAGAAGACGGCAGCCCTCCTCGGGATTGAGCCCCTCAAGACGTATTCGACGTAG